A genomic stretch from Solanum stenotomum isolate F172 chromosome 8, ASM1918654v1, whole genome shotgun sequence includes:
- the LOC125874287 gene encoding importin subunit beta-3-like yields MMEEAALETLASVAISSQEDSAYIYDSIIPYLKVILETATKDTSRTPLAKSMECITMVTMAFGNQAIHGYVEKVTAVLISLQETQTEIEDPMRKFSLLVC; encoded by the exons ATGATGGAAGAAGCAGCTCTTGAAACTTTAGCCTCTGTAGCTATTTCATCGCAG GAAGACTCTGCTTACATATATGATTCTATAATTCCTTATCTGAAAGTTATCTTGGAAACTGCTACTAAAGATACAAGTCGCACGCCACTTGCCAAATCCATGGAATGCATTACCATGGTTACAATGGCTTTTGGAAATCAAGCAATCCATGGTTATGTTGAAAAG GTCACTGCAGTACTCATTTCACTGCAAGAAACTCAAACAGAGATAGAAGATCCAATGAGGAAATTTTCGTTACTAGTATGCTGA
- the LOC125874029 gene encoding uncharacterized protein LOC125874029 → MAKINKDSQYKKIFKWDNRKKQSQSSDEIKGKSKSNMVLIEYNHAPGKVHQKQEIKDSKSSDKNHNDKYFSGYINRVKNKMRTTTSNFDMIDDGGSRKPTIRRDSFNDTISHYINRAKLKIRTTTIVSRSDHK, encoded by the exons atGGCAAAGATCAACAAAGACTCCCAATATAAAAAGATTTTCAAGTGGGATAATAGAAAGAAACAAAGCCAAAGTTCTGATGAAATAAAAgggaaatcaaaatcaaacatggTGCTTATAGAATACAATCATGCTCCAGGAAAAGTTCATCAAAAGCAGGAAATTAAAG ATAGTAAGTCTAGTGACAAAAATCATAATGACAAATACTTCTCTGGTTATATTAATCGAGTGAAGAACAAGATGAGAACAACAACAtcaaattttgatatgattGATGATGGTGGTTCTAGAAAGCCTACCATAAGAAGAGATAGTTTTAATGATACAATTTCTCATTACATCAATCGCGCAAAGCTCAAGATTAGAACTACAACAATTGTTAGTCGTAGCgatcataaataa
- the LOC125874117 gene encoding butanoate--CoA ligase AAE1, with the protein MEGTIRCSANYVPLSPISFLLRSGVVYSNRISIVYGDVKFTWAETRRRCLQLASAFTHFGISRGDVVAVLAPNIPAIYELHFAVPMAGAVLCTLNVRHDSAMVSVLLKHSEAKVILVDYQFLDVANGALQILSKENIKLPHLILIPDCDKRSSNSHIMEYEAFLATGRPNFEVVWPNDEWDPISLNYTSGTTSSPKGVVYSHRGAYLNSLSAVLLNEMPSMPVYLWTVPMFHCNGWCLTWAVAAQGGTNICLRNVTAKGIFTSIDRHQVSHMGGAPTVLNMIIHAPPSSRKPLPRKVAVMTGGAPPPPQVLFMMDDLGFNVIHSYGLTETYGPGTVCTWKPEWSSLSRDEQAKIKARQGLHHIGMEEVDVKDPASMKSVLPDAKTMGEVMFRGNVVMNGYLKNAKATEEAFKGGWFRTGDLAVKHPDGYIELKDRAKDIIISGGENISTIEVESVLFSHPSVLDAAVVGRPDDYWGETPCAFVKLKEGNNATMDEIIKYCRDRLPHYMAPKTVIFDDLPKTSTGKTQKFVLRQRAKAMGSITKPASKL; encoded by the exons atggaGGGGACGATTAGATGCTCTGCAAATTATGTTCCGTTGAGTCCAATAAGCTTTTTGTTAAGATCAGGTGTGGTATACAGCAACAGAATTTCTATTGTTTATGGCGATGTTAAGTTTACTTGGGCGGAGACAAGACGAAGGTGCTTACAACTTGCTTCTGCTTTTACCCATTTTGGGATTTCTCGGGGCGATGTC GTTGCTGTTTTGGCTCCAAATATTCCTGCAATATATGAGCTACACTTTGCGGTACCTATGGCTGGGGCAGTTCTTTGTACTCTCAATGTTCGTCATGATTCAGCAATGGTCTCGGTTTTACTCAAACATTCAGAGGCAAAAGTCATACTTGTAGATTACCAGTTCCTTGATGTTGCTAACGGGGCGTTACAGATTCTTTCgaaggaaaatattaaattgCCTCATCTAATCCTAATCCCCGACTGTGACAAACGCTCATCGAATTCTCATATTATGGAATACGAGGCCTTTTTAGCTACGGGAAGGCCTAATTTTGAGGTAGTATGGCCAAATGATGAGTGGGATCCCATTTCCCTGAATTATACTTCAGGCACAACGTCGAGTCCAAAGGGTGTCGTCTATAGTCATAGAGGAGCATATCTTAATTCTCTGTCAGCTGTTCTTCTCAATGAAATGCCTTCAATGCCCGTCTACTTATGGACAGTTCCGATGTTTCATTGCAATGGATGGTGCCTTACATGGGCCGTGGCAGCACAGGGTGGCACGAATATTTGTCTTAGGAATGTTACTGCTAAAGGAATTTTTACAAGCATAGATAGGCACCAAGTGAGTCACATGGGTGGTGCACCTACAGTTTTAAACATGATAATACACGCACCTCCTAGTAGCCGTAAGCCTCTTCCGAGGAAAGTAGCAGTGATGACCGGTGGTGCACCACCTCCTCCTCAAGTTTTATTTATGATGGATGACCTTGGTTTTAATGTTATTCACTCGTATGGTCTAACGGAAACATATGGTCCTGGAACTGTTTGCACTTGGAAACCTGAATGGAGTTCTCTGTCACGTGATGAGCAGGCGAAAATCAAGGCTCGTCAAGGGTTGCATCATATTGGTATGGAGGAAGTAGATGTGAAGGATCCAGCTTCAATGAAGAGCGTATTACCCGATGCAAAAACAATGGGTGAGGTAATGTTTAGAGGAAATGTTGTAATGAATGGGTACTTGAAGAATGCCAAAGCAACAGAAGAAGCTTTTAAAGGGGGTTGGTTTCGAACTGGGGACTTAGCTGTGAAGCACCCCGATGGTTACATCGAATTGAAGGATCGTGCTAAGGACATCATTATATCCGGTGGAGAAAACATTAGTACAATTGAGGTGGAGTCGGTACTATTCAGCCATCCATCTGTTCTCGACGCTGCTGTAGTAGGAAGACCAGATGATTACTGGGGTGAGACACCTTGTGCCTTTGTGAAACTAAAGGAGGGTAACAATGCAACTATGGATGAAATCATCAAGTATTGTCGTGATCGTTTACCACATTACATGGCTCCGAAAACAGTAATTTTCGATGATTTGCCCAAAACATCTACAGGAAAGACACAAAAATTTGTTTTGAGACAGAGGGCCAAAGCTATGGGGAGTATTACAAAGCCAGCTAGCAAACTATAA
- the LOC125873273 gene encoding putative E3 ubiquitin-protein ligase RF298, whose protein sequence is MNVGDQNCSDGANEKSLVISAQEKGSRNKRKFLSEFPLDVPIDTPVLSLTEFPRYELLEEKLLSTPNEVGSLEGRCHQSNEKQGVETLQQADWDDTIACQLMELLFHNLSATFQSAIKRIVECGYSEEIAERVLLRSGLYHGSKDAVSTIVDGALALLSREKELDTSTSLIFEDLNSLVEYTMLEMICVLREVKPDFTVAEAMWCLLICDLNLLHACSIERDLQVDSCSSESPRKSSSGSKLAQPKEAFVVSQLGLDKLQLSKPSMPIAKSLQSEIPCDDPVAQFAQLSNSIYSHLHGVEITANRSSARLPVAKSKSAGVSGESVLSITKAAILEEKCGTGRRGSSLNSKKDMLRQKTFHFEKSYKGRMGKGSFKAKLTTWSSMVLDKTLNSESRSSGLGMKSTNSKVTTTVKSNGPLAVGSSHSSSTSPSIAPSSETATVPATQDTVCALPAVNTNIAASLTPDPKSSSNTPGSTPALPKVLDYYAGIPYDESLEKHVPQNEKDKIVLLRIARIQTLQKELQGWTDWANEKVMQAARRLGKDQGELKMLKQEKEEAEKLQKEKQIVEENNMKRLSEMEYALSNASGQSKMADSTLHRLKEENVSLKKEMDAATLAALESATNFHQAVAREQEILKKCQAWEMEKGSLQDTFSTLKREAVHFEQELERAKTRQNQLKVLSEQEEREKRRVLQQADSLKAEREKRGVQSKMEEDNIREKAERNMQKCKEDIRKLESEISLLRFQSEGSKIEALRRGINNTRPQSPKLTKSLAVFEENLGSGSVKIERECVMCLSEEMTVVFLPCAHQVLCAQCNVLHEKQGMNDCPSCRTPIKKRINVQFARSSRS, encoded by the exons ATGAATGTAGGTGATCAGAACTGCAGTGATGGTGCCAATGAGAAGTCATTGGTGATTTCAGCCCAGGAAAAAGGTAGTAGGAACAAGAGGAAGTTCTTATCTGAGTTTCCTCTAGACGTTCCTATTGATACACCTGTCCTATCCCTTACAGAATTTCCAAGGTATGAGCTATTAGAAGAAAAACTCCTCAGCACCCCTAACGAGGTCGGTTCACTTGAGGGCAGGTGTCATCAGTCCAATGAGAAACAAGGAGTGGAAACTTTACAACAAGCCGACTGGGATGATACAATAGCGTGTCAGCTAATGGAACTTTTATTTCATAACTTGTCCGCAACTTTCCAGAGCGCAATCAAGAGGATTGTTGAATGTGGATATAGTGAGGAAATAGCTGAACGGGTCCTTTTGAGGAGTGGCCTCTATCATGGTAGCAAGGATGCTGTCTCAACTATCGTGGATGGTGCCTTGGCTTTACTAAGTAGGGAAAAAGAATTGGATACTTCGACGTCTCTCATATTTGAGGATTTGAATAGCCTGGTAGAGTACACGATGTTGGAGATGATATGTGTGCTGAGGGAGGTTAAGCCAGATTTTACTGTTGCAGAAGCAATGTGGTGTCTGTTAATATGTGATTTGAACCTGTTACATGCATGTTCCATAGAAAGAGATCTCCAGGTTGACTCATGCAGTTCGGAAAGTCCGAGAAAAAGCTCATCTGGTTCAAAACTTGCCCAACCAAAGGAAGCTTTTGTAGTGAGTCAATTGGGCCTGGATAAACTACAATTGTCAAAACCTTCAATGCCAATTGCTAAAAGTTTGCAGTCTGAAATTCCTTGTGATGATCCAGTCGCTCAATTCGCTCAATTGTCTAATTCTATATACTCACATCTTCATGGAGTGGAAATTACAGCAAACAGAAGTTCAGCTCGTCTTCCAGTAGCGAAGAGCAAGTCTGCAGGGGTTAGCGGAGAGAGTGTACTGTCTATAACGAAAGCAGcaattttagaagaaaaatgtGGAACTGGGAGAAGGGGGTCATCTCTGAACTCCAAGAAAGATATGCTTAGACAAAAGACATTTCATTTTGAGAAAAGCTATAAAGGTCGTATGGGGAAGGGTTCCTTTAAAGCAAAACTCACCACCTGGAGCAGTATGGTTTTGGACAAGACGCTGAACTCTGAATCTCGTTCTTCTGGTCTCGGAATGAAGAGTACTAACTCTAAGGTAACTACTACAGTTAAAAGCAATGGCCCTTTAGCAGTAGGCAGTTCTCATAGTTCAAGCACCTCCCCCTCCATTGCTCCTTCAAGTGAAACGGCTACTGTGCCAGCGACCCAAGATACTGTTTGTGCATTGCCTGCTGTAAACACAAATATTGCTGCATCACTGACTCCGGACCCCAAGTCTTCCTCAAATACCCCAGGCAGCACTCCTGCCCTTCCTAAAGTTCTAGACTATTATGCTGGTATCCCATACGATGAGTCTTTGGAGAAACATGTCCCACAAAATGAGAAAGACAAAATTGTTTTGTTGCGAATTGCCCGTATACAAACACTGCAGAAAGAGCTCCAAGGGTGGACTGATTGGGCCAATGAGAAGGTTATGCAGGCTGCTCGGAGGCTTGGCAAGGACCAGGGGGAGCTTAAAATGCTGaagcaagagaaagaagaggcCGAGAAATTACAGAAGGAAAAGCAAATAGTGGAAGAAAACAACATGAAGAGGCTTTCTGAAATGGAGTATGCATTGTCAAATGCCAGTGGCCAGAGTAAGATGGCCGACTCTACTCTTCACAGACTTAAGGAGGAGAATGTTTCACTAAAGAAGGAGATGGATGCTGCGACGCTGGCTGCCTTGGAGTCTGCTACAAACTTCCACCAAGCTGTTGCGAGGGAGCAGGAGATACTGAAGAAGTGTCAAGCATGGGAGATGGAGAAGGGCTCACTGCAGGATACTTTCTCAACCCTGAAACGAGAAGCAGTTCATTTTGAGCAGGAACTAGAGAGAGCCAAAACGCGCCAGAACCAGTTGAAG GTTCTGTCGGAGCAGGAGGAGAGGGAGAAACGAAGGGTTCTTCAGCAGGCTGATTCCCTTAAAGCTGAAAGGGAGAAACGGGGAGTTCAGAGTAAAATGGAGGAGGATAATATTAGAGAAAAGGCAGAGAGAAACATGCAAAAATGTAAAGAAGATATTCGAAAGCTAGAGAGTGAAATCTCTCTATTAAGATTTCAGTCTGAAGGTTCAAAAATAGAAGCACTCAGAAGAGGTATCAACAACACAAGGCCTCAATCTCCTAAACTCACAAAGAGCTTGGCAGTCTTCGAGGAAAATCTTGGCTCTGGTAGTGTGAAAATCGAGAGGGAGTGTGTTATGTGTTTGAGTGAGGAAATGACAGTGGTTTTCCTCCCATGCGCTCATCAGGTTCTTTGTGCACAATGCAACGTGCTTCACGAAAAGCAAGGAATGAATGACTGTCCTTCTTGTAGGACGCCAATTAAGAAGCGGATCAATGTTCAATTTGCTCGTTCATCTAGAAGTTAA
- the LOC125875289 gene encoding probable galacturonosyltransferase-like 4 has protein sequence MAFWTSHLLGLLFFFLLIINQISFITTTNVRVGVILKPTFLHVPVFREAPAFRNGRDCGSSAADRIHVAMTLDANYLRGTMAAVLSILQHSTCPEDVMFHFLCVRHEPVVFSSIKSTFPYLNFKLYKFDVHRVRGLISKSIRQALDQPLNYARIYLPDLIPIDVKRVIYLDSDIVIVDDIVKLWRVDLGDKVLAAPEYCQANFTTYFTNTFWDDSELPKTFDGRKPCYFNTGVMIMDVDKWRCGNYTQKVEDWMIVQKQKRIYHLGSLPPFLLTLAGDITPVDHRWNQHGLGGDNIEGKCRSLHPGPISLLHWSGKGKPWLRLDSRKPCTVDHLWAPYDLYRSSRHSFEE, from the exons ATGGCCTTTTGGACTTCTCATCTCCTTGGCCTCCTGTTTTTCTTTCTACTTATTATCAATCAGATTTCCTTCATCACCACCACCAATGTCCGCGTTGGCGTTATCTTGAAACCGACTTTCCTACATGTTCCAGTTTTTCGAGAGGCGCCTGCTTTTCGCAATGGGAGGGATTGTGGTTCATCCGCCGCGGACCGTATTCATGTGGCCATGACCCTTGATGCTAATTACTTGAGAG GTACAATGGCTGCAGTATTATCCATCCTACAACATTCAACATGCCCAGAAGATGTCATGTTTCACTTTTTATGTGTAAGACATGAACCTGTGGTATTTTCTAGCATTAAGTCCACTTTCCCTTACCTCAACTTCAAGCTCTACAAATTTGATGTCCACAGGGTCCGTGGCCTAATTTCAAAGTCGATTCGTCAAGCTTTAGATCAACCGTTAAATTATGCAAGAATTTATTTGCCTGATTTAATTCCAATAGACGTAAAACgcgtaatttatcttgattctGACATAGTCATTGTTGATGACATTGTTAAATTATGGAGAGTTGATCTTGGTGACAAAGTATTAGCTGCTCCTGAATATTGTCAAGCAAATTTCACAACTTATTTCACAAACACATTTTGGGATGACTCTGAGTTACCTAAAACATTTGATGGTAGAAAACCATGTTATTTCAATACAGGTGTTATGATTATGGATGTTGATAAATGGAGGTGTGGGAATTACACACAAAAAGTTGAAGATTGGATGATTGTACAAAAGCAAAAAAGGATATATCACTTAGGTTCTTTACCACCTTTTTTGCTAACCCTAGCTGGGGATATTACCCCTGTTGATCATAGATGGAATCAACATGGATTGGGTGGTGATAATATTGAAGGAAAATGTAGGAGTTTGCATCCTGGTCCTATTAGTTTATTACATTGGAGTGGTAAGGGTAAACCATGGTTAAGATTGGATTCAAGAAAACCATGTACTGTTGATCATTTATGGGCTCCTTACGATCTCTATCGTTCATCGAGGCATTCCTTCGAGGAATAA
- the LOC125873983 gene encoding probable receptor-like protein kinase At5g20050 yields MASPQFKSYLTLIIPTLLDALKKESKVHVQARLLEAFNESIQIPGSRLSKHQAENFVEGISRVLLTCSYRKTEREKRSKEHTDSREQELLKEEAQQHVIICRNIGICLGTMVKKLKASFLPLLDKFLPYVSLLYDVLYSNDRTAEERRIVVHLFCDVAEQCREEAFRQDWIPLLLKVYYHKDPDIPQIVAIAIGICAEFGSDFLKPHTEGIFGCLKTALEHSFLRKVTGVPTRFKLKELEEATDNFGLLVGRGSSACVFKGVLSDGASVAVKRINGEERGDKEFKSEVAAIASVQHVNLVRLYCSVPPSGPRFLVYEYIVNGSLDNWIFRKRGIRGCLSLDLRCRVGLDVAKALSYLHHDCRSCILHLDVKPENILLDENHRAILVDFGLSKLMGKDESRVVTTIRGTRGYLAPEWLLENGISEKSDVYSYGMVLLEMIGGRRNITLAENGKSINSKSKFSYFPKIVSEKLEQGKVMEVVDERLVHEAATGGVAVEMQVKRLVCVALSCIQERPSLRSTMARVVEMLEGRGPVEAPRQTTMLILDLLDEGVDHHPGIPSVAAAMSRSDTNSLRSYTMSILSGR; encoded by the exons ATGGCAAGTCCCCAGTTCAAAAGCTATCTAACACTAATCATCCCAACTTTGCTTGATGCGTTAAAGAAG GAGTCAAAGGTACATGTTCAAGCAAGACTATTGGAGGCATTCAACGAAAGCATTCAG ATTCCGGGTTCACGTCTAAGTAAACATCAAGCTGAAAATTTTGTTGAAGGCATATCAAGGGTTCTCTTAACTTGCTCATACCGCAAGacagaaagagagaaaagatCTAAAGAACACACAGATTCAAGGGAGCAGGAGCTACTTAAGGAGGAAGCTCAACAACACGTAATTATATGTAGAAAT ATTGGCATTTGCCTTGGAACTATGGTGAAAAAACTCAAGGCATCATTCTTGCCCCTTTTAGACAAGTTTTTGCCTTATGTATCACTTCTTTATGATGTTTTATAc AGTAATGATAGAACAgcagaagaaagaagaattgTAGTGCACCTTTTCTGTGATGTTGCTGAGCAGTGTCGCGAAGAAGCATTCAGGCAA GACTGGATACCTCTCCTGCTTAAAGTTTACTATCACAAGGATCCAGATATTCCACAG ATTGTGGCAATTGCAATTGGTATTTGTGCTGAATTCGGATCAGATTTCCTTAAACCTCATACTGAAG GAATATTCGGTTGTTTGAAAACTGCATTGGAGCATAGTTTCCTAAGGAAAGTAACTGGTGTGCCAACAAGATTTAAGCTTAAAGAGCTCGAAGAAGCAACCGATAACTTTGGATTGTTGGTAGGACGTGGATCATCAGCTTGTGTTTTCAAAGGTGTGCTTAGTGATGGTGCATCAGTAGCTGTGAAAAGGATAAATGGAGAGGAGCGTGGCGATAAGGAATTCAAATCAGAAGTTGCAGCTATTGCTAGTGTTCAACATGTTAATCTTGTACGTTTATATTGTAGTGTTCCTCCATCAGGACCTCGATTTTTGGTTTACGAGTATATAGTTAATGGATCACTTGATAATTGGATTTTTCGAAAAAGGGGAATTCGAGGATGTTTGTCCTTGGATTTGAGGTGTAGAGTTGGTCTAGATGTGGCTAAGGCACTTTCTTATTTGCATCATGATTGTAGATCGTGTATTTTACATCTCGATGTCAAGCCTGAGAATATACTTCTAGACGAGAATCATCGTGCTATTCTAGTTGATTTCGGGTTGTCTAAGTTGATGGGGAAAGATGAGAGTAGAGTTGTTACAACGATTAGGGGTACTCGGGGGTATTTAGCACCCGAGTGGCTCCTGGAGAACGGGATTTCTgagaaaagtgatgtttataGCTACGGAATGGTGCTATTGGAGATGATTGGAGGGAGGAGAAATATTACTTTAGCTGAAAATGGAAAGAGTATCAATTCAAAGAGTAAGTTCAGCTACTTTCCTAAGATTGTGAGTGAGAAATTGGAGCAGGGGAAGGTCATGGAAGTCGTGGATGAGAGGCTCGTCCACGAGGCAGCTACAGGAGGTGTAGCTGTAGAAATGCAAGTGAAAAGATTGGTGTGTGTGGCGTTGTCTTGCATCCAAGAACGGCCTAGTCTTAGGTCAACAATGGCACGAGTCGTGGAAATGCTGGAAGGTCGTGGGCCAGTAGAAGCGCCTAGACAAACGACAATGTTGATCCTCGATCTATTAGACGAGGGTGTGGATCATCATCCTGGGATACCTAGCGTTGCTGCAGCCATGTCAAGATCTGATACTAATTCGCTTCGCTCTTATACAATGTCTATCCTCTCAGGGAGGTAG